A stretch of the Nicotiana tabacum cultivar K326 chromosome 6, ASM71507v2, whole genome shotgun sequence genome encodes the following:
- the LOC107760138 gene encoding protein PARALOG OF AIPP2 isoform X3 yields the protein MESTVDEFSGETDGAAFLKLKDPKSLEGLDDNISCVVRANEANKLSSSSKMSEDRSSLQCSSTSSGKTINNQTSAGCVHVKTEADDSSIDHSGRNESNGEANNKAPMGETSSRNAHSIGDYLENNHSSIKNDVASEASGDLPADTCPEKDDQKSVGSPVSSDTKDALQSHQMDGSEDSDIEEQDVKVCDICGDAGREDLLAICCKCTDGAEHTYCMREMLQKVPEGDWMCEECKFDEEMKNRKGDKSVKFDGYRKSYHTGQTAIDDTGVTIKTEAKPSDADGETASDTKISGKRRMDDSEVSSVAKKQAFEPASVSPKTLSPNRLTALSRESSFKNSDKGKLKSVNQISSGGLSVHDTPAWGPRLQTARGTFSKSNSFSSLAAKRKVQLVDEGFLPKQKLVNESAGLDVKESSIRSMSKSMSFRSISTSRNNVSEAKVKMLSPKFSPAQDKGQMQTKERNPFERKSSFRSERSSGTSVPSKTEQRSAFRGDPSPLFSSSNNRDSRPGQLDSKPVSLLKSSGAVARRTPEVSVHSDEAKKQISLTSISTGVPAANKISSSDQRPNQSNARDDPSSISYIAERPTSNTGEGLLDGVSQQRETKNVGERIRENSGRRLKHSGTGTKSLFCQRCKGSGHLTESCTADGPDLSTSDVSAVKNSKEAPNGTSDLKAAIEAAMLRKPGICRKNRVFDQSDDLAMSNTNSETTAQDLPSGSSGRRILPTNEEGYGLSSNSMTGSYKQEISNMRQLSVLAAEALSRAGNAVPILPSDEKSSLVDLDRYSQAAIAILSRTAIPEHEYIWQGAFEVQKNGRTLDLCDGIQAHLSSCASPKVLDTVNKFPQKVLFNEVSRLSTWPIQFQEYGVTEDNIALFFFARDIGSYERCYKTLLENMIRNDMALKANLEGVELLIFPSNRLPEKSQRWNMMFFLWGVFRVKKASCVQHMQATGKPFPLPQAIPKSSMLFPENVRCLGPVDNAASDNVTMDVEVIASKESGCPLVNGNVDSKASQVCKGDSVAVNVEHLEPSSVTIVPTSQLNSSPGRRRYGIFQVGDAGQECKSELQSSSTPAANTWTNVSITEPVPMECGSLVDRQRPSHSVDEAPGRMQEKASMGSTEKGFGSTNGRKFEINLEDEYKDEEASETSGSATTEPTRKVLNSDMLNHLKRPRSVETVMQSVDSGVNLATRSFNDNDIVVEKAPYDKKLKTSVGGSYGNSEQTSCSSDDFLSRMHGSSYGPYLPDTGCDEALSKAAIPECSGSAARYFFPVDPHPVEARSAPWQMHHSDNDRLSDRVPNLELALGGESNLLTQGIPPFLVGKLDKKIIQDQGAETHSLTQGIPPFLVGKVDKRVIQDPSSAKEAIRVEEVEDVSASLSLSLSFPFPEKEQQKGSVSQKEQAMPETKRGNTPLLFFGGLGNK from the exons ATGGAATCAACAGTTGATGAGTTTTCCGGGGAAACCG ATGGTGCAGCATTTTTGAAGTTAAAGGATCCCAAATCTCTTGAAGGCCTTGATGACAATATATCATGTGTCGTTAGAGCCAACGAAGCTAATAAATTGTCCAGCTCCAGTAAGATGAGCGAAGACAGATCAAGTCTACAGTGTTCTTCTACTTCTAGTGGAAAAACAATAAATAATCAAACTTCTGCTGGATGTGTACATGTGAAAACTGAGGCAGATGACAGTTCAATTGACCACAGTGGCCGGAATGAAAGTAATGGTGAGGCGAATAATAAGGCACCTATGGGGGAAACATCTTCAAGAAATGCACATAGTATAGGAGACTATTTGGAAAATAACCATTCATCAATAAAGAACGATGTGGCATCTGAAGCTTCTGGCGATCTACCTGCTGATACTTGTCCTGAGAAGGATGACCAAAAGAGTGTTGGATCACCCGTTTCGTCTGATACAAAGGATGCTCTACAATCACATCAAATGGATGGGAGTGAGGATTCTGACATTGAGGAGCAAGAT GTGAAAGTTTGTGATATATGTGGAGATGCTGGTCGGGAGGATTTACTTGCCATATGTTGCAAGTGTACAGATGGTGCGGAACATAC GTATTGCATGCGAGAGATGTTACAAAAAGTTCCAGAAGGGGATTGGATGTGTGAGGAATGCAAATTTGACGAGGAAATGAAAAATCGGAAAGGTGATAAATCTGTGAAGTTTGATGGATACAGAAAAAGTTATCATACTGGACAAACTGCTATTGACGATACAGGCGTCACAATAAAAACAGAAGCAAAACCTTCTGATGCTGATGGGGAAACAGCTTCTGATACTAAAATATCTGGCAAGAGGCGTATGGATGATAGTGAAGTTTCTTCTGTGGCAAAGAAGCAGGCCTTTGAGCCAGCTTCGGTATCACCAAAAACACTAAGTCCCAACAGACTTACTGCACTTTCCCGTGAAAGTTCATTTAAGAACTCAGATAAGGGGAAGTTGAAATCCGTTAATCAGATCTCTTCTGGAGGTCTTTCTGTTCATGATACTCCAGCGTGGGGGCCACGGCTCCAAACTGCTAGAG GCACCTTTTCAAAGTCTAATTCTTTCAGTTCCCTGGCTGCAAAACGAAAAGTGCAACTTGTAGATGAAGGTTTCCTGCCGAAGCAGAAATTGGTTAATGAATCTGCTGGTCTTGATGTGAAAGAGAGTTCGATCCGATCAATGAGCAAATCTATGTCATTTAGATCCATAAGCACAAGCCGCAACAATGTCTCTGAAGCAAAGGTTAAGATGTTATCCCCTAAGTTTTCCCCTGCTCAGGACAAAGGACAAATGCAGACAAAAGAACGAAATCCATTTGAAAGGAAGAGTTCTTTTAGATCAGAACGTTCTTCTGGTACTTCTGTTCCTTCTAAAACTGAGCAAAGATCAGCATTTCGAGGTGATCCTTCTCCACTTTTTTCCTCAAGTAATAACCGTGATTCTAGACCAGGTCAGCTTGACAGCAAACCTGTGTCGTTATTGAAATCATCTGGTGCTGTTGCTCGTAGGACTCCAGAAGTATCTGTTCATTCAG ATGAAGCTAAGAAGCAGATATCACTCACATCCATCTCCACTGGAGTTCCCGCTGCCAATAAAATTAGTAGCTCTGATCAGAGGCCTAACCAGAGTAATGCAAGGGATGATCCTTCGTCGATCTCTTATATTGCTGAGAGACCAACATCCAACACTGGTGAAGGTCTGTTGGATGGGGTGTCCCAGCAGAGGGAAACAAAAAATGTTGGTGAGAGAATAAGGGAGAATTCTGGGAGACGCTTAAAACACAGTGGAACTGGTACGAAGTCACTTTTCTGCCAGAGGTGTAAAGGAAGCGGTCACTTGACAGAAAGTTGCACTGCTGACGGGCCTGATTTATCCACGTCTGATGTTTCTGCTGTAAAAAATTCTAAAGAGGCCCCAAATGGCACCAGCGATCTGAAAGCTGCAATTGAGGCTGCTATGCTAAGGAAGCCTGGAATTTGCCGTAAGAATAGGGTTTTTGACCAGTCTGATGATTTGGCTATGTCAAACACAAATTCTGAAACAACGGCTCAAGATCTACCATCTGGTTCGAGTGGCAGAAGAATTTTACCTACCAATGAAGAAGGCTATGGGCTTTCATCGAACTCTATGACTGGCTCCTATAAACAGGAAATCAGCAATATGAGGCAGCTGTCAGTGCTTGCCGCTGAAGCTCTTAGCAGAGCAGGGAATGCGGTCCCTATTCTTCCATCTGACGAAAAGTCTTCACTTGTTGATTTAGATAGATATTCTCAAGCAGCAATTGCAATACTTTCGAGGACAGCAATTCCAGAGCATGAATATATATGGCA GGGTGCTTTTGAGGTTCAGAAGAATGGGAGAACTCTTGACTTGTGTGATGGAATTCAGGCTCATTTATCAAGTTGTGCATCGCCCAAAGTTCTTGACACAGTAAACAAATTTCCTCAAAAGGTCCTCTTTAACGAGGTTTCACGGTTGAGCACTTGGCCAATACAATTTCAGGAGTATGGTGTCACAGAAGATAATATTGCACTGTTCTTTTTTGCTAGAGACATTGGGAG CTACGAGAGGTGCTATAAAACTTTGCTGGAGAATATGATTAGGAATGACATGGCTCTCAAAGCGAATCTTGAAGGTGTTGAGCTGCTGATATTCCCATCTAACCGACTTCCTGAAAAATCTCAAC GGTGGAATATGATGTTCTTCCTATGGGGTGTCTTTAGGGTAAAGAAGGCAAGTTGTGTGCAACATATGCAGGCAACTGGAAAGCCATTTCCTCTACCCCAGGCTATTCCAAAGTCAAGCATGCTTTTTCCAGAGAATGTACGTTGTCTCGGCCCTGTCGACAATGCTGCGAGTGATAATGTTACCATGGATGTTGAGGTAATTGCTTCAAAGGAGTCTGGTTGTCCATTGGTCAATGGAAATGTTGATTCGAAAGCATCCCAAGTTTGCAAAGGTGACTCTGTAGCCGTAAACGTGGAGCACCTGGAGCCTAGCTCCGTCACAATTGTACCAACTAGCCAGTTGAATTCTTCCCCAGGGAGGAGACGATATGGCATTTTCCAG GTCGGAGATGCTGGACAGGAATGCAAATCGGAATTGCAAAGTAGTTCTACTCCAGCTGCCAATACTTGGACAAATGTTAGTATAACTGAACCAGTGCCAATGGAATGTGGTTCTTTAGTTGATAGACAGAGGCCATCCCATTCTGTTGATGAAGCTCCAGGCCGTATGCAGGAGAAAGCTTCTATGGGCAGCACGGAGAAGGGCTTTGGTAGCACAAATGGTAGGAAATTTGAGATAAATCTGGAGGATGAGTATAAGGATGAAGAAGCATCTGAAACGAGCGGAAGTGCAACTACTGAACCAACACGGAAGGTGCTTAATAGTGATATGCTGAACCACCTGAAACGTCCACGTTCCGTGGAGACAGTGATGCAATCTGTTGACTCTGGAGTTAATCTGGCAACCCGAAGTTTTAATGATAATGACATTGTAGTTGAAAAGGCACCCTACGACAAAAAATTGAAGACTAGTGTTGGTGGATCATATGGTAATAGCGAGCAAACTAGTTGTTCCAGTGATGATTTTTTGTCACGGATGCATGGTTCCTCTTATGGACCCTATCTTCCGGATACAGGGTGTGATGAAGCTCTGAGTAAAGCAGCTATCCCGGAGTGCTCAGGGAGTGCTGCAAGATATTTCTTCCCTGTCGATCCACATCCTGTTGAGGCTAGGTCAGCACCTTGGCAAATGCATCATTCAGATAATGATCGGCTTAGCGATAGAGTCCCTAATCTTGAGCTAGCGTTAGGTGGTGAGTCAAATTTGCTGACACAGGGAATCCCACCCTTTTTAGTTGGGAAATTAGACAAGAAAATCATTCAAGACCAAGGTGCTGAGACACATTCGCTGACTCAGGGAATCCCACCCTTTTTAGTTGGGAAAGTAGACAAGAGAGTCATTCAGGACCCTTCTTCAGCTAAGGAAGCAATTAGAGTGGAGGAGGTGGAGGATGTCTCTGCTTCTCTCTCCCTTTCTCTTTCATTTCCTTTCCCAGAAAAGGAACAGCAGAAAGGTTCTGTTTCACAAAAAGAGCAGGCAATGCCTGAAACAAAACGCGGTAATACACCTCTGCTTTTCTTTGGGGGGCTCGGCAACAAGTAG
- the LOC107760138 gene encoding ASI1-immunoprecipitated protein 2 isoform X1 produces MSKHNKERTLNDLYNVTFTLPQPKITPVLRGSYRMQGPFDEPICNSQTHTVSTEVSKESIRCPRNQSVGGRLVSGSCNVCSTPCSSCFPTSQSLMESTVDEFSGETDGAAFLKLKDPKSLEGLDDNISCVVRANEANKLSSSSKMSEDRSSLQCSSTSSGKTINNQTSAGCVHVKTEADDSSIDHSGRNESNGEANNKAPMGETSSRNAHSIGDYLENNHSSIKNDVASEASGDLPADTCPEKDDQKSVGSPVSSDTKDALQSHQMDGSEDSDIEEQDVKVCDICGDAGREDLLAICCKCTDGAEHTYCMREMLQKVPEGDWMCEECKFDEEMKNRKGDKSVKFDGYRKSYHTGQTAIDDTGVTIKTEAKPSDADGETASDTKISGKRRMDDSEVSSVAKKQAFEPASVSPKTLSPNRLTALSRESSFKNSDKGKLKSVNQISSGGLSVHDTPAWGPRLQTARGTFSKSNSFSSLAAKRKVQLVDEGFLPKQKLVNESAGLDVKESSIRSMSKSMSFRSISTSRNNVSEAKVKMLSPKFSPAQDKGQMQTKERNPFERKSSFRSERSSGTSVPSKTEQRSAFRGDPSPLFSSSNNRDSRPGQLDSKPVSLLKSSGAVARRTPEVSVHSDEAKKQISLTSISTGVPAANKISSSDQRPNQSNARDDPSSISYIAERPTSNTGEGLLDGVSQQRETKNVGERIRENSGRRLKHSGTGTKSLFCQRCKGSGHLTESCTADGPDLSTSDVSAVKNSKEAPNGTSDLKAAIEAAMLRKPGICRKNRVFDQSDDLAMSNTNSETTAQDLPSGSSGRRILPTNEEGYGLSSNSMTGSYKQEISNMRQLSVLAAEALSRAGNAVPILPSDEKSSLVDLDRYSQAAIAILSRTAIPEHEYIWQGAFEVQKNGRTLDLCDGIQAHLSSCASPKVLDTVNKFPQKVLFNEVSRLSTWPIQFQEYGVTEDNIALFFFARDIGSYERCYKTLLENMIRNDMALKANLEGVELLIFPSNRLPEKSQRWNMMFFLWGVFRVKKASCVQHMQATGKPFPLPQAIPKSSMLFPENVRCLGPVDNAASDNVTMDVEVIASKESGCPLVNGNVDSKASQVCKGDSVAVNVEHLEPSSVTIVPTSQLNSSPGRRRYGIFQVGDAGQECKSELQSSSTPAANTWTNVSITEPVPMECGSLVDRQRPSHSVDEAPGRMQEKASMGSTEKGFGSTNGRKFEINLEDEYKDEEASETSGSATTEPTRKVLNSDMLNHLKRPRSVETVMQSVDSGVNLATRSFNDNDIVVEKAPYDKKLKTSVGGSYGNSEQTSCSSDDFLSRMHGSSYGPYLPDTGCDEALSKAAIPECSGSAARYFFPVDPHPVEARSAPWQMHHSDNDRLSDRVPNLELALGGESNLLTQGIPPFLVGKLDKKIIQDQGAETHSLTQGIPPFLVGKVDKRVIQDPSSAKEAIRVEEVEDVSASLSLSLSFPFPEKEQQKGSVSQKEQAMPETKRGNTPLLFFGGLGNK; encoded by the exons GTGTCAACTGAAGTTAGTAAGGAATCCATTCGGTGTCCTCGGAATCAGAGTGTTGGTGGAAGGCTAGTCTCCGGGTCGTGTAACGTGTGTTCTACTCCTTGCTCATCTTGTTTTCCTACTAGTCAAAGCCTCATGGAATCAACAGTTGATGAGTTTTCCGGGGAAACCG ATGGTGCAGCATTTTTGAAGTTAAAGGATCCCAAATCTCTTGAAGGCCTTGATGACAATATATCATGTGTCGTTAGAGCCAACGAAGCTAATAAATTGTCCAGCTCCAGTAAGATGAGCGAAGACAGATCAAGTCTACAGTGTTCTTCTACTTCTAGTGGAAAAACAATAAATAATCAAACTTCTGCTGGATGTGTACATGTGAAAACTGAGGCAGATGACAGTTCAATTGACCACAGTGGCCGGAATGAAAGTAATGGTGAGGCGAATAATAAGGCACCTATGGGGGAAACATCTTCAAGAAATGCACATAGTATAGGAGACTATTTGGAAAATAACCATTCATCAATAAAGAACGATGTGGCATCTGAAGCTTCTGGCGATCTACCTGCTGATACTTGTCCTGAGAAGGATGACCAAAAGAGTGTTGGATCACCCGTTTCGTCTGATACAAAGGATGCTCTACAATCACATCAAATGGATGGGAGTGAGGATTCTGACATTGAGGAGCAAGAT GTGAAAGTTTGTGATATATGTGGAGATGCTGGTCGGGAGGATTTACTTGCCATATGTTGCAAGTGTACAGATGGTGCGGAACATAC GTATTGCATGCGAGAGATGTTACAAAAAGTTCCAGAAGGGGATTGGATGTGTGAGGAATGCAAATTTGACGAGGAAATGAAAAATCGGAAAGGTGATAAATCTGTGAAGTTTGATGGATACAGAAAAAGTTATCATACTGGACAAACTGCTATTGACGATACAGGCGTCACAATAAAAACAGAAGCAAAACCTTCTGATGCTGATGGGGAAACAGCTTCTGATACTAAAATATCTGGCAAGAGGCGTATGGATGATAGTGAAGTTTCTTCTGTGGCAAAGAAGCAGGCCTTTGAGCCAGCTTCGGTATCACCAAAAACACTAAGTCCCAACAGACTTACTGCACTTTCCCGTGAAAGTTCATTTAAGAACTCAGATAAGGGGAAGTTGAAATCCGTTAATCAGATCTCTTCTGGAGGTCTTTCTGTTCATGATACTCCAGCGTGGGGGCCACGGCTCCAAACTGCTAGAG GCACCTTTTCAAAGTCTAATTCTTTCAGTTCCCTGGCTGCAAAACGAAAAGTGCAACTTGTAGATGAAGGTTTCCTGCCGAAGCAGAAATTGGTTAATGAATCTGCTGGTCTTGATGTGAAAGAGAGTTCGATCCGATCAATGAGCAAATCTATGTCATTTAGATCCATAAGCACAAGCCGCAACAATGTCTCTGAAGCAAAGGTTAAGATGTTATCCCCTAAGTTTTCCCCTGCTCAGGACAAAGGACAAATGCAGACAAAAGAACGAAATCCATTTGAAAGGAAGAGTTCTTTTAGATCAGAACGTTCTTCTGGTACTTCTGTTCCTTCTAAAACTGAGCAAAGATCAGCATTTCGAGGTGATCCTTCTCCACTTTTTTCCTCAAGTAATAACCGTGATTCTAGACCAGGTCAGCTTGACAGCAAACCTGTGTCGTTATTGAAATCATCTGGTGCTGTTGCTCGTAGGACTCCAGAAGTATCTGTTCATTCAG ATGAAGCTAAGAAGCAGATATCACTCACATCCATCTCCACTGGAGTTCCCGCTGCCAATAAAATTAGTAGCTCTGATCAGAGGCCTAACCAGAGTAATGCAAGGGATGATCCTTCGTCGATCTCTTATATTGCTGAGAGACCAACATCCAACACTGGTGAAGGTCTGTTGGATGGGGTGTCCCAGCAGAGGGAAACAAAAAATGTTGGTGAGAGAATAAGGGAGAATTCTGGGAGACGCTTAAAACACAGTGGAACTGGTACGAAGTCACTTTTCTGCCAGAGGTGTAAAGGAAGCGGTCACTTGACAGAAAGTTGCACTGCTGACGGGCCTGATTTATCCACGTCTGATGTTTCTGCTGTAAAAAATTCTAAAGAGGCCCCAAATGGCACCAGCGATCTGAAAGCTGCAATTGAGGCTGCTATGCTAAGGAAGCCTGGAATTTGCCGTAAGAATAGGGTTTTTGACCAGTCTGATGATTTGGCTATGTCAAACACAAATTCTGAAACAACGGCTCAAGATCTACCATCTGGTTCGAGTGGCAGAAGAATTTTACCTACCAATGAAGAAGGCTATGGGCTTTCATCGAACTCTATGACTGGCTCCTATAAACAGGAAATCAGCAATATGAGGCAGCTGTCAGTGCTTGCCGCTGAAGCTCTTAGCAGAGCAGGGAATGCGGTCCCTATTCTTCCATCTGACGAAAAGTCTTCACTTGTTGATTTAGATAGATATTCTCAAGCAGCAATTGCAATACTTTCGAGGACAGCAATTCCAGAGCATGAATATATATGGCA GGGTGCTTTTGAGGTTCAGAAGAATGGGAGAACTCTTGACTTGTGTGATGGAATTCAGGCTCATTTATCAAGTTGTGCATCGCCCAAAGTTCTTGACACAGTAAACAAATTTCCTCAAAAGGTCCTCTTTAACGAGGTTTCACGGTTGAGCACTTGGCCAATACAATTTCAGGAGTATGGTGTCACAGAAGATAATATTGCACTGTTCTTTTTTGCTAGAGACATTGGGAG CTACGAGAGGTGCTATAAAACTTTGCTGGAGAATATGATTAGGAATGACATGGCTCTCAAAGCGAATCTTGAAGGTGTTGAGCTGCTGATATTCCCATCTAACCGACTTCCTGAAAAATCTCAAC GGTGGAATATGATGTTCTTCCTATGGGGTGTCTTTAGGGTAAAGAAGGCAAGTTGTGTGCAACATATGCAGGCAACTGGAAAGCCATTTCCTCTACCCCAGGCTATTCCAAAGTCAAGCATGCTTTTTCCAGAGAATGTACGTTGTCTCGGCCCTGTCGACAATGCTGCGAGTGATAATGTTACCATGGATGTTGAGGTAATTGCTTCAAAGGAGTCTGGTTGTCCATTGGTCAATGGAAATGTTGATTCGAAAGCATCCCAAGTTTGCAAAGGTGACTCTGTAGCCGTAAACGTGGAGCACCTGGAGCCTAGCTCCGTCACAATTGTACCAACTAGCCAGTTGAATTCTTCCCCAGGGAGGAGACGATATGGCATTTTCCAG GTCGGAGATGCTGGACAGGAATGCAAATCGGAATTGCAAAGTAGTTCTACTCCAGCTGCCAATACTTGGACAAATGTTAGTATAACTGAACCAGTGCCAATGGAATGTGGTTCTTTAGTTGATAGACAGAGGCCATCCCATTCTGTTGATGAAGCTCCAGGCCGTATGCAGGAGAAAGCTTCTATGGGCAGCACGGAGAAGGGCTTTGGTAGCACAAATGGTAGGAAATTTGAGATAAATCTGGAGGATGAGTATAAGGATGAAGAAGCATCTGAAACGAGCGGAAGTGCAACTACTGAACCAACACGGAAGGTGCTTAATAGTGATATGCTGAACCACCTGAAACGTCCACGTTCCGTGGAGACAGTGATGCAATCTGTTGACTCTGGAGTTAATCTGGCAACCCGAAGTTTTAATGATAATGACATTGTAGTTGAAAAGGCACCCTACGACAAAAAATTGAAGACTAGTGTTGGTGGATCATATGGTAATAGCGAGCAAACTAGTTGTTCCAGTGATGATTTTTTGTCACGGATGCATGGTTCCTCTTATGGACCCTATCTTCCGGATACAGGGTGTGATGAAGCTCTGAGTAAAGCAGCTATCCCGGAGTGCTCAGGGAGTGCTGCAAGATATTTCTTCCCTGTCGATCCACATCCTGTTGAGGCTAGGTCAGCACCTTGGCAAATGCATCATTCAGATAATGATCGGCTTAGCGATAGAGTCCCTAATCTTGAGCTAGCGTTAGGTGGTGAGTCAAATTTGCTGACACAGGGAATCCCACCCTTTTTAGTTGGGAAATTAGACAAGAAAATCATTCAAGACCAAGGTGCTGAGACACATTCGCTGACTCAGGGAATCCCACCCTTTTTAGTTGGGAAAGTAGACAAGAGAGTCATTCAGGACCCTTCTTCAGCTAAGGAAGCAATTAGAGTGGAGGAGGTGGAGGATGTCTCTGCTTCTCTCTCCCTTTCTCTTTCATTTCCTTTCCCAGAAAAGGAACAGCAGAAAGGTTCTGTTTCACAAAAAGAGCAGGCAATGCCTGAAACAAAACGCGGTAATACACCTCTGCTTTTCTTTGGGGGGCTCGGCAACAAGTAG